A genomic stretch from Aedes albopictus strain Foshan chromosome 2, AalbF5, whole genome shotgun sequence includes:
- the LOC109408898 gene encoding uncharacterized protein LOC109408898 — MGGVDTSKWKPRRTHGTVINKARNKFAWAVLAIGSATFAVYYSIISYIGGDELKQRLRRNFLEQTEEEIDRRNLMRFSLLAPKKGDTIRKLLEDQENERTEK; from the exons ATGGGTGGAGTCGATACCAGCAAGTGGAAGCCACGACGAACTCACGGCACGGTTATCAACAAAGCGCGTAACAAATTTGCCTGGGCAGTGCTGGCCATCGGGAGTGCTACGTTCGCTGTTTATTA CTCCATCATCAGCTACATTGGAGGAGACGAGCTGAAACAGCGATTGCGGCGGAACTTCCTGGAGCAAACCGAGGAAGAAATCGACCGGCGGAATTTGATGCGATTCAGTCTGCTGGCGCCCAAAAAAGGCGATACCATCCGAAAGCTGCTGGAAGATCAGGAAAACGAACGGACGGAGAAGTAA